Below is a window of Pochonia chlamydosporia 170 chromosome 7, whole genome shotgun sequence DNA.
CAAGAAGATCTTGGATGGTGTCTGCATCGTCCGATCTGGCAAGCGCCATGGCCATAGCCGGCACCGAATTAGCTCCCAAGTACACGGCATCCCCAGTAAGTGGATGCTTTGCATGCACATCTCGCGACAAGTCAGCTCCAGATTCGACTCCCTCGTCAGATGTCGAGGGACTGGATCGGCTCGCTGTTGCGCGTGTCTTCCGCGCGAGTTCGCTCCGCAGCAACTGCAATGTGTTTTCCAGCCTGTCTACTTTGCTAGACATCTGCTCCCAATCCTCTCTGGACGGCACCCACGGCTCTGATGATGGCGTTATAACCGCCGAGAAAGCGCTAGGCTCGAGGTGCAGGCGCTTTAGAGGAGGGTCGTATGTGCATAGCTCAGGATGTTGACGCTCAGTGCAAGTCTGGCAAGGCAGCTCGAAACTGCACTTCACCTTGCGCAGCCTGCACATATTACATGCCTTCTGGCCTTGTGCAATGGCCTTTCGTTTCCTGTTCTCCTGGTCGGGGTCGGGGTCTGCTAGTGACTTACCCATCAATACTATGGCTTAGCAAGCGATTTGAGATGGGATAATACTGTGCTGtcttccatcaacacaccACTGGTGAATGTCGTGTTGTCTTGCTCTTCCCAGAGTTAACAGAGAGTTGGAGCCTCAGGCATGATATTCGAAAATCAGCCCAAAAGTCAGCAATACGTGGTGGCTGTCGCATAACCCTGGCTTCAGAACCAGTCATCAGAAAGCTCACACTCGCAACGTTAGCCAATCTCGGTATACCTTGAGGAACGTTATACCTTGAGAATCAGCGCTCAGTGCTGCAAATATGAAACGTCGCAGAAGGGGAGTAGTCCAGGCACATGTAATCGCAACTCCGTGATATGCATTATTTATACAACTATCCAGTTAATAACATTATCGCATTACACGGTTCCGATTTAATTTACCGCGCAGGAAATGCAGCACTTAATATTTTAAATTGCATGGTGAGTTTCTCGTTTGTCTCCTATAATGTTACTACTGTGATCCCTTAGATATCACAATCTTTCTCTCGTCCGAACATTTTGTCCCTGATAATCGCTGTTTTCCGGCTATCTCCCCTCTTATAATAACCGAAGTTATGATGTTGCCTATTGCATTAAGTCTGAGTCGACGGAGGTAGCATTATTCGACAGATATTTCTCGTTGGCACTTACAGAGCTCAACCATTCTGTGAACTCGGAAGTGAGTATGTGCTAATTAGTGTTGGTGTGCTTTAAAAAGCATGTATTGCCTCTCCACCTTAGCAATTAGAGAGGTATTTTAACTAGCTATTCGAGATCTGAGTTCCTATTCCATTTAGCATTGTTCCTTTAAAATTTCCATCTATAATCACAGATCGCAGTGTAAGGACTACGATGTGGTAACCTAGTACCATTTAAGTAGTAGTGATGTCTATTTGCTTAACGATAGCAATCTCTGAcctcctttcttcttcttcctgtcTTTGTATCTCACAAAGCTGTCACCACGCTGTATGCCAGCCGCAAGTGTCATGCTAGCGTAAGTGGCTAGGGGGCACCTCACGGCatctcttctccaaagcAGAGTGGCGGCGCCATAATCTTACCATCAAGATAGTTCCGCCACAGGACGTCCCCAAAATTCGTCTGAATACCCACCCGCAATTGAAAATCAAGCTAGTTGTGCAGCGCCCGAATCTCAGCCATCAGCCTGCAGTTCTGTTTAACGAGGGTATTGCGCTCCTTTTCGAGGCTTTTAATATACTCAACAGCGGCGATGAGAATGCTGGGTTTCGAGACTCTTGTGGTACCGATGCTGTCTCCCCGGATGCCGGTATCGCTGCTAGTCGGCGGCAATGCATGGCGCAGCTGTTCTATCTTCGTATTAAGCGTATTGCGATATTTCCTCTCAGCTACACGGTGTGGAAGAATCTTGTTTATGTAGCCTGATTTCGTATGCTTTTGATGCTTTGAAGGGTATTGCGGTGGCAATATCCAGGAAGATTTTCCCCTGAAAACACCTGGCGGAATAGCAATAGTCGGACTTTGTGCAACCAAATTCGGGGAGGGTGGACGTGTGAGAGCGTCCAAACCTAGCTGAGAATTTGAGACGCGAATTGTCAAGCCCAACTCGTCAAGGAAAGGCTCTTcgaggctgctggtgcttATAGACAGGGTCTCGAGAGTGTCGAGATCATGAAATATCGGACTAGATGAAGCGGTGATAGGACTTTCTGTGGAGGGTTGGTCGTCAAAACTAGGGACCAGGCAATTGTTGGATTGGAACACGTCGAGCGAGCGATCGAATATGTAACCGTGAGAAACAGGGAGATTCAAATCAAGGAGATTAGGCTCGACAGAAGCAGCTAAATTCTAGTTGAGCGGCTGACGTGAGCTGGTTCAGCGAACGCACTTACAATAATCAATGAGTGCTGAACTGGTCATAGTTTCGGTCTATTCATACGTGAAGGGTTGCGAAACGCCAAGTGCCGGCACGTTGTTCTATATCCAATACGAATCCATCAGGGTTATGTTTACAAAGTAGTCTCGCGGCTTCCTCTCTGGAattttggcaaaggcattttGCGATCCTAAATAACAACGGTGCATTGCTTAGAGCTTCGCGAGGCTCGGCGACCTCGCAATTGTCCCCTAACTGTAATGTCGGCTCACCCGGTGATCTCGGCGGGGAGCAGAGTTGACAGGCAGACGCCAACACCTTacacttgacttgttgaTTGAGCGATATGAGACGCCACGAggctggctggtgccagAGAAGCTGGTGAGTGGGCCAGTCACATTTGAAAAAGTTACCTGTCAAGGACTGTGCCGAAGTTGTACTTCGTAAATACGGACCAAAGATGGGTCTGCGGTCTAGACTGGTGCTGAGTCCTGACAGCCAGAGAATAATGAGCAGAGAGGAAAGAGAGAGGCACGTGAATTGCTGGAGAGGAGGTGATTTCAGCCCTGAAACTGGGTTGGGGTAGCACCTTGGCGATGCGTTTGTCCAGTGTGTGTGCATGATCTACGATTTGGTTCTCAGAAGCGACATTGTCTTGTTTGAGGAGTCGCAGAATCGGCGATATGCGGCTTTCTCAGCATGATCTGGGTTATTCTCTAAGCAGTGAGCATACATCGGAGGACCTGTTAGGGGGCTTAGCTTATCCTCTGCTAGGTGGCCTATCTTTTGTGAGCTGTTTTAGACGCGGTGAGACCGAGCCTTGACTCCAGGCCTGCGCTCCGAGGCGCAGAGTCGTACGATGGAGGTCTTGATGGCCCTCTGCACATTGGCCGCGTCTCATTTTTCCCATGCCCTGTAGTAGCAGTGTGGCTTACTAGGCATTCTCGGTGAATTTTTTCGGCATTGGTTTTGAATGTCAGCTTTAGGTCCGGCCGGATGCCCAGGCGACGCTTGGCTGTTGCCGGCGCCTGTCTCCGTCGCCAAAGCATATGACCGCCGGCGTAGTGTCGTATGGGTTTGGTGAGAAGTGCATGGCCTCTGTCTTCTTTGGGCTATACGAAATATTGTTGGCGGAGCTCCGATTAGTGAGTTACTACCCATGTTCCTAGCTCTGCACATATTTTCTTCCAATACTTGTCCTCCAAAGAGAATGGCAGCATCATCTGTGAAGCTGAACCATCCTTCAGGGTTGCCCAACTGATGCGTGGGTTCAGTAGGGTGCGAGAACAGGATCGGGGATTGACGTTGACGATCTTTGGTAGGGCCACTCTGTGACGGCCATGGCTATATCGATGTCGTGGTATCGACACGTGCTGAATGGCAGTGAATGTCCACCCCTGAATGAGCCTGCCCATCGCGCAAGATCTTTGCGCTAAACTTTCTTAAAGAGCCGTGAAGCAGGTTTGTTGCACATAGATAAGACAAACACTACGAGGACAGCCGTGGCATCCAGTGTCGCGATATGTTGGCCGGCAAGTGAAGGCTACACACAGTGATGTGGTTCGCCGGCGCGAGGTTGTGCACGCCGTCATTAGCAGCAGTACGGACGTGCCTCGCTGGCTGCACAGCTTACCCCTCCTGGCTCACGACTTGCTGTCTAAACAGTTGCCAATCGCCACTTCTTGCCTAGATATCAAGGGCATCAGGGCATGTTTTCTGTTCAGCATGGGAGAAAACGCGTCGGAGAATTCAGATGACTTCCGGGTGGTAACTACATCCGCAGCGTCTTCTCGATCAAGGCCACATAGCTGTTGCCGAAAAAATGCGTAAGAAGATTGGCTATCCCGCACATAGACCAGTCAGTTCCATTGTTAACCCCCTCCCCCCAGGCACGTTCACGTTGTTGCTAGCTAAAACCAATATAATGCATTCCTAAATTGCGGGATGCACGGTCTGGCAGCTGATCCCTCCTTAATTAATCCTGAAGAGCGTGATTTAGTTAATTCTCCTTAGCATCGGATCAACTTTAATGAATCGCTGATTAATCACCCCGGTTGATTACATCGATTTTCGGAGCTTTCCAGTAGGCAGTGTAACGTAGTTGATGGCTTGAGCCCGGAGGGGGTTGCCGACTCTTGCTTTGGGTGCTTCTGATGACAAAAATATCTCGGCAGGCAATAACTGCTCGTTGCATAAATCGCGATGGTCCATTGCCAGTTGATAACTCAGAACGGCGGGTAAAGTGTGATTGTGTATTATAGTCTATTGCTCTGAAGCGAGTTTCTGGATCTCTACAAACGCTGCAATTGTTCCCGGGTGTTCAGATCTACCTTCTGTTTCTCAGTCTAATTAGAGTAGAAGACAGCTAAATAAACataaaaaacaaaaaaaagaagcGCGCCGTCAAGGCCGGTAATTTCCATCTGCCGCTGTTCCCGGCGGTGGATCTGCTATATATTGGAAGCATTCTACCTGTGCAGCCGCGGCAGTGGCTGCCTCGCTGCTTAGTTGGCAGCCGTGTTGTCCATTAGACACCAGCAGTTCATTTTGGATTAGACTCCCCATATATTGGCAGTTATTATCATAATAGTAAGACTTGGCAGGAACCGGTTGCGCTGTCAAACAGCTTTCTATCATGCCAAAGCTTGCGGCTGCGTTGTCATGCCATAGATCTGGTGCTTGcaactcttctccttgtttCGCTGCGCTGTGGTGACTATTTGAGGGTTGAATATGTAACGGATTGGACGTTAATAGCAGCTGCTGCCCAAAGAGAGCCGAACAGTCCCCGAGGTACTCATAGGAGCCGGATGGTTCCGACCGCGAATGGATCGCATGTTCGAACGATGGATCCATTAGGACTACCGGTGTCCCGGCTAAATCGCCGTTGGAAACTTGACGAATGGCTGCCGCGGCTCCTAGATCTTCGGAGTGGCCCCGTAACCTCTCCAGCTCGTCTGTTAGAGCTTTGTTGCGACGGTATAGCTCCTGCAGCGTATTCACATTGGCGCTATGATCTTCGAGTGTGGTTCCATCTCGAAGCTCTTGGATCTCTTGCTCGAGTTGCTGTATGTAGCTTTGTGTTCTTGCACGAGTAGCCCGCTGAGCGAGACGATCACGCTCTCGTTTTCGTGCAAGTTGGTCTGCAGTCATCGACGCTGAATAGATGCAGCTGTGTATTAGCGGCGGATACGTTTAAAGACGGTGGCATTCAGCACGACGGTCCTCGGTGGTAGCTTGTACGGCCACCGAACGGATACACATTACTTACGCTTACTTCGACCGCTTTGATTTGCAGTTGAGGTTGGATGGCTCATACTGAAGTTGAATGAAAATACGTCTTCAACTCGAAACCCGTAGTCGGCAGTCGAAATTGCATGTAAACTGATGGGATCAAGCTAAAAGATGTGGTTCGCATTTGCTCGTTTATTATAAAAACTATATTGTTAGTGGGATGGTATTATCGCCAAAGCTTTGTAAAAAACTGGATAGTAAATATATAGTATACAATATACTAGTATATACTTAGTATTATCTGCATGTGCTTACTTCAAGCTAGCTGAACTTAGGCTCCTAGGGTTATTGGCGTTTATCAGACCATGTCTAACTAGATCCACCTGGATCTAGATCCCACGTGGCAGCCGTGGGTGGATCCCCTCTGCATGAATTAATAAGGCACACTATATTGTTACTGTGGCTCTTCGTTGGCGCAAAAACGGACCACTGCACAGGGTGATCACGGACAGGTACCTCTAAACGCCACGACATAAAGTTTGCCGATGCAGAGATACTGCCATAGCAATATAGATTCTGTTAGTGAATACCGGCAGACGCGGCCACCACTTGGCATGAATTCTTGAACTTACCGTCAATGGCACGCATAATTATAAAGCAGAAACCGTGTTTGGTGTTAATGCTAATAGCTATATAAATCCTCTAATAACCTTAAGCTGCTTATAGTAATAAGTGCTACGTCTTACTAAGTGTAACAATATGTGCCGTTATTTCCTAGTATCGTTTCTATTTTGGAGTTGGTACACACCAACGCTCCTCAAAATAACATACTCAGAACGACCTCCTACAACATGTACTTCAGGCTGTGTGGCGCACCCGCATATTTTATTCCCGCAACTGCGTTAAGTCCACATTTGTTCTAACTGGCTACCTCGAGTACCGAGCTCCGCCATCTCATCGGCACCCCCAGCTGAAAGATGATAATCGGGCTCGGCTATATCCGTCGCACGCACGTGGCAGGGCATTCCACTTCTCCACTATTTACAACTCTAATTCATAAAGTAGTAAGTTAGCTAGTAACCCAGGTAGAAAAACGGGTAAGACTTTAGGCTTTTGGACGGCTGCTCAGTCCACACCCCACTATTTtcgcaacaacaacactGCGAAGACGCAATTTAGGCGTGGGATTCTCTCGAATATAAGGTCTTACGTAGCTAATCGATCCAATTTCCAGGGCGTCAGCTGTAGTTGCGCGAGTGTGGGCCATGCACAAAGTACTAGGAATATTACAACTTATTTTCTATCTGACCGCTATGTTTCCTAGCTATATTGCGTTTTAAGCGCAAGATGCAACGTCTTAGGTACCGGGTTGGACAAAATGTGGCTTTTGTGATCTTTTGCGAGGTGGCTTGAAGTCAATTTATTGCCTTTCCCTAATGTCCCACATTGCCGCGAGATGTTGGCCGGTCGCTACGGGCAGAAATGCGCTATAGCTCGCTTCGGTGTGGCCGGTGTCAGGTCACGGCTCCGTGGCTGGTATGTGGCTGGTATGTGGCTGCAAGACCTTCTCGAAAGCAGGAGGCCGGTCCCGCAGGAACCGCTATTGTTAAGAAGAGATATCACACAAAAATATAGCGTAGCCAGAGGCCACTTCTTGTGTGCGCTAGACCCTCTATATTCTAGTATAATATACCCCCTAGTTTCTAGCATCTTTTAGTGGTAGAACTATACATTTATACTAGAATAGACCTTAATTCCTTTCTCTATAGTAGTAGCTGCTAACTAGGCTTTTTCTCCGTAGTAGGCAGCATGTAAATAGTATAATATACGATACAGGCAATGTGTTTTAAAGTGACGACTAGTAGGTGGGTTCCCATAGAGCAATTTAGGTAGACCAAAAGGCTGTTTTCATAAGATGGTCGCTGGTCTATTGTTAGAGAAGTCTGGATTTTATTGACCAAATTCCTAGCAATAACTGTCCTAACGAGTTAACTGCGTGGACTGACACGAAGACAATTTGACCACAACACGACGCGGTTTATTCTAGCTCTTAGCCGCCCTTCCAGTGATAGCCATTCGACGGCTCGGTCAAATTCTGCGTACTACACGTCAAAGAGCTTTTATCACCTCCCATAACTGAGATTTATAATTGGACTCAGTGAGTTTGCTGCTGTTCTGGGTCCTGTCGCTTATGTGGCTGTGATACTCGTCGAGCTAGATGCTAATGTGCTTGGGTTGTATGTTGCCTATTCCCGCCCCGTCGTGCAGATAGATGTTATTTGGGTTATGACCTGGTATAAATCTGCGCGCACTTATCCTTCCCAGGGCATAGCTCCCGGCACCAGAGATGCCTGTTCTTGGGGTACTGTCGGTTAATAGGAAGCCTTGAATCTTAAGGGTCTAAAGGAGAGGGCAGAGAGTGGCTAAGCAGGATGCGATAATGGCGACACCAGTTTCGACTAGACTCCAAATTGTTGCGTCGGTAAAAGAGACTATATCTAGTTAGTATATCCTCTTTTCCCTGTATTTATGCGCTTCCAAGTACTCGTAACGTACACAAAACGTCATCGGCAAGTTCAAGCCCTGACAAGAATTTGAGTCGGATTAGGGTAGCAACGCTGGCAATGTACGGTAATTAGTACAAGGGATGCACCTTGTCAAATGATAAAAAGAGAGAAGATAGGACGTACAAGATACCAAGACCCAGAATAACAATATTATTTGCCTTAGCATTCTTCGTTATTTCGACGTCCCAAGGCATAGGAATCGGAATTAGTGCCTGGAGATTATAAGGTTGGAACATAAATTGGCACTTTAATGGAAGATAGTCTCTTCCACTTACAAAGAACCAACTGACACAACAGCCATAACACTGAGAGCGTACGCCGCTGAGATACATTCACTGGGGCTAGCGCAATAGCCACTTGCGATTCCGAAGtcccaatttctatcgacTAGCGTACATTGGAAGAGGCCTCCAAATACAAATGCCTACACTCTATAAGGTGACGATAACTAAGGCGCACGAATACTCCAGATGTACACCTCTTGTGTAGCTAGGCGTAGCAAGAACACACCAACGCTGAGTTTGATAACCATCGAATCTACAACATAAATCGCAATAGTAAAAATTTGCCACTGTATATTAGTTATGAACCATGCAAATGGCAGGAAGTAGGCCTATTAATCCGTCTTTGCTGTGTCCACATATCATAAGAGCAGTTTATCTCCGTTGGGGATAGCAGCAGTATGTCTGCCCATTCGACGTCGCATACCTTCAAGAGCAAATGGACAGATAACCGTAAATATAACGTATAACAAGAAGGGGTTAGCGCTCGAGTCCGACTAATATAATCCCATCTAACACTAGGGTAACAAACTTGTGTGATTAACATGTGCCAATCATCGGCTTGGTAAATTTTCAACAATACTACTCTTGTGTATAATGGAAGTCAACAGCAATCCAGCTCGTAATTAACAATGCTATGCACACTGCTACCAAGGATCCTCTGTTATACTCGTTCAGGTTGGTATTCCTGTCGTCAGTCGTGGCTATTACAGTACCGTGATGCGTATTCATGAATTTTAGAGTGATTCTGGAAAAATCGGATGTTAAAGCAGGGACTTAGGAGTAACTAACTAGACCCAGAAGAGATAGCTAGGTCGCGATTAAATATTAACAGCTATTCGCGTAGGCGTTAAAAATGTATACTTAATATTCTGCGATAATAGCAAGCAACTCTTTATGTAGCACGATAAAATAATATAATAAGCACAATATGGAGAGCAAAAAGCATAGTAACGGACGAATTAATTCCACTAAATATATGCAGGCGGCGAGAGCTATACACTTAAGACCATTTAAGAAGGTGGCTCTAACCGGTAGAATGGGTAGGGTTGGTAGCAGCCACCAACCACTTTCAAGGCCAGTTTGTGGGACGTTCTTCCTGAAAAAAACCACCTGGTATCTGTATCAGGGCGTTGCTCTGGTGGGGGAACATGGCGTTGGCAGCACATTCTTGGAGGCTTTCTGTGGGTTGTATCCTGCTCTATTGTTCGAGACCTCAGCGGCCCAGAGAAGGCAAAACGCTAGTAATCGAGCCTAGGAATTGCATGGCACGTAGGCCAGACGACAGGGTTTTAATTGCCAAGTCACCAGGTCCCTAAACTGCCTTTTCCCCAGGCCATACTTTATATGGGAATTCTCATGGACAGGGCTAAATGGCTATATTTCGAGTAACTAATATTCGTGTCCCATTATAAGTATTAAGGTTAACTGTATTTTTCACTGTGGCACACAACCAGTCGCCTGTGACAAATTCCTTGCACTTGATTATATTGACCTTTTTACAGCTCGTTAAATGCTAATACATTCCGTTCATCCGAATCTCTTAATTCCTTCTATTTGCTCTTCCCGCTCTCTTCGTCCACAACAACCGACCGTGTAACAACAGAGCGTTATTTTTCCGCCAACTGGACAGACAGCTTCTGCTTGCTCAACATGTAGCATCAAAATAGAGCGATATACATGTCTCCCTGCCCAGCTAAGGGTAATTGCAACGAGCACATGTGCGCCAAGCAATGCGGTTGATCTAAAACCTTGCAAAGCCACGTTTAACAAGCCCTGGACAGGATCCTTAGTGGACTCCACCATCAGTTTTGCTGCACTTGGCACGATGTACCCGTACAGCGCATGTGGCGTAGGCCTCAACTAATAGGACCCAAGGGGAAGCATTCCACAATTTAACTTGAAAATGTAGCCGGCGACATCCGAATTGCCACAGGAGGCTTGGCGGTCGTGGTTCCTTCCCATTGGCTTCTCCCTAGCCGAAATAGTGCTAAGGGCTTGGATCCAGCACCCATAGAGGAACATGACTTTGCCGCTTTCGCCTGTGCATCAAATTCCGAGACGCAAGGGCCGCTAGAAGAATATCAGGGAAGACATCGATCAGCAACCAATGGCCTCATTCACGGATGAAGACACGGAAGTTGAAGATTCCACAATTCATTTCCAATTGTTCAGCTTCCCCACGGTTTTAACGCCACTGCTTGCATAGCCGTGTAAATGTACCGTGCTGCCAAGGGTCCAGTAGCCAAAACACCAATTCAAATCGTTAGCTCTAGCTCCTTACACCCAATATTGGATCCTGGCAACAACTAGTGCAGGGAAACCACAAACTACCGATGTGTTTTTGGCCTTGATAATCGACATACCCCCGGTATAAATCGAGCGGGGCATCGTGAGCCCATCAGGCGCCCTCCCCCTTTCCCCCAGCCCAACCCCAAGCGGCACTTGATTAACCTCAGCCTCAGCCAATTGAATATCCCTAAAACAGAGGAGGACGTTGCTACCGGGGATGGCGGCACGGTTTGTCCCAAGCTGTGGGCCACCTTCAGCCTCCGCTGACACGACATAAGGC
It encodes the following:
- a CDS encoding helix-loop-helix DNA-binding domain-containing protein; the encoded protein is MTSSALIDYSASVEPNLLDLNLPVSHGYIFDRSLDVFQSNNCLVPSFDDQPSTESPITASSSPIFHDLDTLETLSISTSSLEEPFLDELGLTIRVSNSQLGLDALTRPPSPNLVAQSPTIAIPPGVFRGKSSWILPPQYPSKHQKHTKSGYINKILPHRVAERKYRNTLNTKIEQLRHALPPTSSDTGIRGDSIGTTRVSKPSILIAAVEYIKSLEKERNTLVKQNCRLMAEIRALHN
- a CDS encoding bZIP transcription factor domain-containing protein, translating into MTADQLARKRERDRLAQRATRARTQSYIQQLEQEIQELRDGTTLEDHSANVNTLQELYRRNKALTDELERLRGHSEDLGAAAAIRQVSNGDLAGTPVVLMDPSFEHAIHSRSEPSGSYEYLGDCSALFGQQLLLTSNPLHIQPSNSHHSAAKQGEELQAPDLWHDNAAASFGMIESCLTAQPVPAKSYYYDNNCQYMGSLIQNELLVSNGQHGCQLSSEAATAAAAQVECFQYIADPPPGTAADGNYRP